Part of the Oceanivirga salmonicida genome, ATCCCCTTGGCTGTTACTTCAACCAAAATATTCTCATTTCTGGCTTGTGTTACTTTAGTAGAATACTTACTATTATTTATTAAATCATATATATCGTTTACTTCTTTTCCAGTTGCAAAAAACATAAGTTTTAATTTTTCTTTTGGAAAATCTTTTATATCATCTATTTCATACCCTGTTGTAAAATTAACTTTATTTTCTAAATCAACTCTTTTATCATAATTATATGTAATTAATTTATTCCATTTATGTATAGAAATAGGGTTAGTAAATCCTGCATTAATAACTAAATTAATTATACCGAATGCTATTTCATCATCTATTATATTTTGATATATAATTTTTTCTTCTAAAACATCATATATTTCAGCCCCATTATGTCCTATTACATATCTAACTTTATCTTTAATTCCTAATTTTTCTATTAAAGTTACTATAC contains:
- a CDS encoding Cof-type HAD-IIB family hydrolase; the protein is MKDKIKLIAIDFDGTFLDDTHYKHNLSYVDKIFETGKKIVFASGRGTAGIVTLIEKLGIKDKVRYVIGHNGAEIYDVLEEKIIYQNIIDDEIAFGIINLVINAGFTNPISIHKWNKLITYNYDKRVDLENKVNFTTGYEIDDIKDFPKEKLKLMFFATGKEVNDIYDLINNSKYSTKVTQARNENILVEVTAKGINKANALKHLVGKLGIEMNEILAFGNAENDIDMIKEVGYGYAMKNSVDSLKKVAKYITKYDNNDCGVEREIIDIFYN